TGTGTCAACAATCTGTTCACAACATTTGACTTGACTAGTCTGCTAGGCACAATGCAGCCTCTTGTCCACTGACTGGTTTAATATGTGAGAGCGTGTGCTGAATACAGGATCAGCcagttaaggcctctttatactcccgcactCACGCCTCCAACCCCCACATTGCATCATGTGACTGACGCATAGGTCAGCTCAGCCCCTATGCGTCacgacgcgcacacggcaaaaattgttgctgcgcgtagattgccgcggagatcatctctcgtgattggtccgttttcgtcacatgctgtgatgacgtagtcggcgttccccttggttccacataccctCTGCACCGCTGCCTtcttgatcaattttgcagtataattaaacgtatcatctggtcatctaggtccatttgttttagcagacactgttctacagtcgccattgttgttgctttgttccttgttccgaaaaggaaagtaaaaatggctaccggaaatggccagaAAATgtagaggaaactccaccctgtggtgtcctagccaataccagctgtagcgacaccctgccgacttggaggagaactgcagtacattttccaaACTGCGCGTGTGACTTGCGCgcaagtataaaggcaaactgccacagtgacgtcagcgtggtcgcagcccacgcgagtataaagaaagAAGCCTTTAGTGTTTGTCATGTGTTTGaattcaaaatgtaaatggCAGCTTTCAGTTTACTGAAACTACTACAATACTGTTTAAAGcaaatttaaatgaatatgCCCATTTAGCAAAATAGTCTACATTTGCATGCGTTAGTGCCAAGGTTATTATAGCAAACAAcaactaacaaaataaaaaacaataaaaaaaaaattgtaaataaaataaaaacaagtgtttttttgttttaaacaaatttcAGTTTGCAAAACTAACTAAAACTAGAATTACAGCAAAAATGTCCTTCATTTTAGTCTTTGTCAATTTCATGCATTAGCTTTcggcttttattttaaatgtttttatttcggATAAATACATAGATATGGAATGAATATGGGAGGAAGGTGGATCAGTCCTTTGGTAATTGTAGTTCACTTACAGTGTGTCGCCTAGAGGTGATGCCATCGGGCAACGCCGTCATATTGACGGCTCAACAGACCAAGCGCAAGTTTTACCGCAAAGCTAACTTAACTTTTACGCCCAAGCTTTTTTTATGCACTGCTAACGGAAATGCTGAAACGGCTTAGATGGCTACCGACTAGGTAGCTCCTTCACCAAACCTGCACGTCGTTTATTTgtcttttggggaaaactcAGACAAACGGACAACTGCCGAGAGTCTTAAAATGCCCCACCACaaaaggcagatgtgaaagcagacaaggagtttgtctcactcacacagcaggtgattgaactaTTGCAACTTCAGGAGATTTTCACAGGACTACTTCAGCAACAGCATTAAAACTTGAAAGGCTTTGTCACAATAGTCATGcactcaacaacaaaaaaaagtctggatgCACTTTCACTGGAAATACAGAAGGTACAAGCAAGCTTACtttctgtctatctgtctgacAGTCACAAATCTCCaagtccacttgagaagtttgccatttagcaacaaggaaaggaaaacactgcgattggctgccgaccagttcagtatgtactccgcctctcgcccgaagatagctgggataggctccagcacgcccgcgaccctagtgaggataagcggtacagaaaatggatggatggatggttgggaaggaaaacatgcaattAAGAACTTGTCCATACTACAGCAGGTGGctcatgaatggttttactgtatgttgtaatGCATCTAATCTAACCTTAAAAGCAGattatgcactgcacttattgcactttaaatttgtttgttACACActacctgtatttgatttgtggatggttcTTCATCTGTTAGTTAAGTTAATAAATTTTTTaagtggtatttttttgtttttattccacaATACTTactgtgatcttttttttattttttatttttattttatttcacacttgacaaatactcataaaaaaaaaactaatactgGAACTAATAGAAACCAAACTCAAATGAAgcattttggaaaaaacaaatactaataactaaaaaaaaaacttctctaAAAACGAATTaaactaactgaatttgaaaaagaagagccaaaaagaaataaaaaccaactataatggaaaatccaAAACTTTTATAACCTTGGTTAGAGCTGAATAAGCCCCTTTCACTACACGTATCTACTTTGGTTGTCATGGCTTTACTCGCTATTGgcacattttccacattcaaaTCCAGATACCACGAGGTGAGATTTCTCATACTTGGGCAGCTGGGGTTCCAAGTGGATTGTACCGACACAATATGGGTTTACATAAACAACTGCTGGTTGCTCATTATGAAATTGCAATGaggaatttaaaataaagattcATTTCAACTTTCacttatttatagagcacttttaaaaaaaactgtacctctaacaaagtgctgtacatccatccatccattttctgagccacttctcctcactagggtcacaggagtgctggagcctatcccagctgtcatcgggcaggaggcggggtacaccctgaactggttgccagccaatcgcagggcacataggaacaaacaaccattcgcactcacagtcatgcctacgggcaatttagagtctccaattcatgcatgtttttgggatgtgggaggaaaccggagtacccggagaaaacccacgcaggcacggggagaacatgcaaactccacacaggcggggacggggattgaaccccgcacctcagaactgtgaggctgacgctctaaccagtcggccaccgtgccgccagtgctgtacataataaacatcaaacaaaacaataaatggaatacttaaaatacaaaaaaaaaaataaagtcttagttttttcattaaaatatgtcttgaaacaatttttcaaaacaacTCCTGGAGCTCTCCTTTTTATTTCCAAATTGTCACAGTCCAAATATAATTCATCACTGACAATGCCTCAGCACAAATTTTTGGACATAAATGCTGTTATTTATTAGAGAATCAAACattataaattgtattttattcactttatccTCATTTAATTCAGTAGCATTAAGATCACCTCAGCTAATGCAAACACTCTTTAAAATTAAGTTCTCGGTTATGTCTGATGCCGCAATGTTATGTTATATCCAGCCCCACTTCCATCTACTTCCTAGTCCTATTTGATGGCAAGAATGTGTATCATTTATCAGCAAAGTAGccatgttgttttaaaaatacacatattGCGAAAGCTTAGGTGGGGCTGGCGAGGAAGGAAACTTAAAGACCAGGGAGATAATTGCTGAGTTTTGTAAACACATGAAAGGTGATGTAAAGgtagacaagaaaaaaaagggtgcATATAGCCACACTAGCTTGAATCCTCTCTCCTGTAGTGACCTTTGTGAATAAGAGAGAGTAACACTGCACAAAATGGTGGACAGGACCCATAATGAGTTTCAGTGGTTTGACAGCCTGTCTAACATGATTGAGACACACATTTAGCCACACAGCAGTTAAGGAGATTAAAGCAGTCTAAAATGACTTCCAACCAGTGTCAAGGACAACTTGGACAGTGCCCTTACTTACatgacacacacatgcgcacacactcaAACATACGAGCTTctcaacacacatttttaatgctgCTGATTCAGCAAAGGTTGGAAGTTTcagaaatacatttgcatttataaaCATTTCATGATACCAGGTTCTCTAATACAGAGCGGGTCTAGTAACTCATTCCCTATGTTACTGAATGAGAGTCAACAAATTACTTCTATTAAAGTGGAAGAAAGACAAAGGCATAACTAGACACAGGATAGACTGGCTATGTGCCTCTATCTACCATGGGTCATTGCACTCAGCATAAATGAAAGGAGACTAAAAAAACAAGTGGGGTCATGGGGAAGGGTGATCACATAGCTGAGTGGATGCCAGCCATCTTGTCTGATCTGATTGCAGTGCTCCAGTCCAACCTCTTTCCCTGTGTTTCTCCATGCCTCCCTTCTCATCGGCACCATTGTTTTCTAAACATGTCGCTGCACGACAATACCACAGCCTGCAGTAAATTCATTGTCAAAACCTGTATTTTTCTTTCACTGCACTGGAAACACACTAACATTCAACTTACTGAAATGACTACATAGCACCTTGGTGATATGTTCACCCTATTTGGTCACACTGCCTTTACATAGACCATGGCATAACATAATGTAATACTTCAATGtcttatgtattttatattgtcTTTTGGCATTCAATACACCACTTTCATATACATAACAAGAGAGGTCTCTTGCTTTGTCCCTATTGCTGCTTTGCATGCCATGTAAGGTTTTTGTCAATGAGTCTTCTTATGTTggctttcctcttcttctttccaGGTAACCCAGCAGCCCCCAAGAAACAGCAACCATGCCAGAGCTCTGTGTTGGAATCAATGGGTGTGttagaaacacatttagttttaggTTGCATAATGGTCCATCCTTCCTGCAGCTGTTATCACAATAAAATTCCTCAGAATGTGTTCAGGTTGCATTATTTATGACTGGTCTGgatgttgctttttatttttttttacttttacaaaatattttgaaatgcagtTTCATGTAACATCATAGGCATGACTGATGTGGaactttgtctctttttttctttattcttttttgcaGCTTTGGCCGTATTGGCCGCCTTGTGTTGAGGGCCTGCCTTCAGAAAGAAGGCATCAAGGTTGTGGCCATCAATGACCCCTTCATTGACCTGCAGTACATGGTGAGAGAATTTAAGATCTACTGAAATGTGGTGTGGCCCATGTGGGTGTAACATTTAAGATGATGAGCTGTGCTAAAGCTCAGAAGACTAACATTAGACTGTTCTTGCTATTTCTTGCTTGTTATTCCATTTAAATGTGTGTCCATTGATCACAAACATGCATAGTTAGCATTATCATTTCCACTCTTAGGTCTACATGTTCAAGTATGACTCCACCCATGGCCGTTACAAAGGTGAGGTCTCCGAGGAGAACGGCCAGCTCATCGTGGATGGCCAGTCGATCTCTGTCTTCCAGTAGTAAGTGGTAACAGTGTTACATAGACATGAACGTTAAAGTGGGATTCATTACTATTAGGTTACCAGTTTTTCCTGCTGCTCAGTCACCTCCCAAGTCAATTTCTGGCAACATGGAAAAGGATTTGAGCCTCGTGAAATAGTTGCCTTTGCACTCTTTGTAAAACTTGGTAAAAGACAAAAAGGGGCTTATTCAAGTTTGCTGTTTGACCACTAAGCCtagctttttaaatgtttcctcTTGTCAgcttttttaaagtacaaagattttttttgtccgttACAAGCTAGTAGTTATTAaagattttttcttctttatctGACTCGAGTATGAAGCCAGCTGAGATCCCCTGGGGCAAGGCTGGTGCCAAGTATGTTGTGGAGTCCACCGGAGTCTTCCTCAATTTGGAGAAGGCTTCTGTATGTCCATGCACATCCACTACATGCATCCACGTGTCCAGTTGGTCACATTTCTAACGCGTGCCCTTTCTCTCCTGGCCATAGGCTCACATAAGTGGTGGGGCTGAACGTGTGGTAGTGTCAGCACCCTCACCTGATGCTCccatgtttgtcatgggtgtcaATGAGGACAAATATGATCCCTCCTCCATGACGATCGTCAGGTAATATGGTGGCGTCTTTAAGTGTTGTGTTTATGCAGGTGACTGACGTGACACTCACGACGACTCTTTAAAATACACGTGTGTGTTTCTGTTGACAGCAATGCCTCCTGCACCACCAACTGCCTGGCCCCGCTGGCCAAAGTCATCCATGATAACTTTGGCATTGAAGAGGCCCTCATGGTAAGCTCCAGTAAGAGTGTATTACCACAATAACAACAAgaaccattttgttttgaaatgtatctACTTTTATTGATAGTATTACTAAAAATTAAATGATGAGGTTGAAAGTTAAGTCTTTTCTCTTTGTAGACTACAGTTCATGCTTACACAGCCACCCAGAAGACAGTGGATGGTCCCAGTGCCAAGGCCTGGCGTGATGGTCGTGGAGCTCACCAGAACATCATTCCGGCCTCCACTGGTGCTGCCAAGGCGGTGGGCAAAGTCATTCCTGAGCTTAACGGGTAGGGACATAAACGCATTATATGAATCACCCATTGTAGTGAAGTAATGAACtgtaatgtttttcatttgtctcCAGTAAGCTGACAGGCATGGCGTTCAGGGTGCCTGTGGCTGATGTGTCTGTGGTGGACCTGACATGTCGCCTTTCCAAGGCTGCATCTTATGCTCAGATCAAGGAAGCTGTCAAGAAGGCCGCTCGTGGGCCCATGAAGGGAGTGCTTGGTTACACTGAGGATCAGGTGATATAAATAATGTCAAtggctgatttttaaaaaaaaattaatttaattagcaGACACTGACTGcctgtattgttttttgcagGTGGTGTCCTCTGACTTCATTGGTGACACCCACTCCTCCATCTTTGATGCTGGTGCTGGCATCTCCCTCAATGACAACTTTGTGAAGCTCATATCCTGGTTAGTTGTTCTGTGTGCAATTGTCCTCCTCTTGAATACAATTCTTCTCAACAGAAAACAATGCATTTTATGAACAAATTATCTAATTTCTTTGTTCCCTGCTGCAGGTATGATAACGAGTTTGGCTACAGCCACCGTGTTGCTGACCTGCTGGTGTACATGCACAGCAAGGAGTAGACACTTCCTGTGCTGAAAGCACGTCCAGAAAGGGACCACACCAACCATGCTCGTCTCCCCACCTTTCTCTTTTACGCACAGGCTCCACCATAACCCTGTCATAGAATCACAGTCCCTTAGCTCTTTTTCTGTACAAGTAAAAAGCAGCAACCATGTGTTCAGTGTTCTGATTTAATCTTGTCTTTTCCTTTAATGATGAGATGATCGACTGGTGATAgtatttgtgtctgtgtgccCCTGCCCTTTTCACCTCCCACTGCCCCTGTAGATGTGTTGTTATGGCTCAGTACTGTCGTTAACTGCTGGATCCATCTTCATGTTGGTGTGTTTTAAAGGCTTATTTACCAGTGGAAGGAGGAAGAGCAGAGTTACTAACTCCTCTAAAGGGTaacgaaacaaaaaacaataaaacttgAAACTTCAAGCTGTCTACTTGTCCTGTTTATTTATCCAGTACATGTATAAATGCATGAATGTCAATATGATACTGTGACATTGCTCCAAATTAAATGTAACTTAAAAGTGTCACAAGCATTATTAGTACACTCTACATAACACTTATGTcctgtatttaatttaattagttGTTAGAGTAAATCTAACCTAAAGAGTAGATCAGAGTAAATCTATACCTGAGTAAATTTAATAAGTTTTCTGTATATTATACTGTTGGGCAGTAATCACAAGTAAATAATTGTATAGCTAGATAATcttgcaatatactgtatgtatgttacGTTTCCATACAATATTATAAAGTCACAAATATAGCGCATTATTTACTACAAGGTTAGGAGTCACGTGGCTTGGGTTCTATCTTATTGACTTCCTATGTGTTTTACTTAAGTTTCATACAGAATAATGGGGGGGACACcacaaaaaatgaatggatcCCTCTAAAAGGACAAGGAGTTGGTCAGAGTTACAATGACCATTGTCTGCAGTAATTGCAATAATCAGACAACAATGTGTATTCATATTGAGCAGCTAACTTTCTCTCCTCATTGAATTGCTGGTAACATGCTGTAAGTGATGACACCTTGGATTTAGGGTGCTGTGaagtaaaacacaaagaaaaaaaatagctttttgCCTCCTCACGTCAAATTGAAAAGACAGTACTTCTTTCTAGGGCCCCTGTTTGTCATGGGCCCCAAGAACCATCATCTTTCTCCCCTTGCAGAGCCCCTGGTTCTTTGGATGGTCCCTGGAATGATGCAGATGTATTTTTCTCATATCCTCCAGAAAAATGTTGGACAGCTATCTGCAACACACATCCAATCTAGctgttaaaaaattaaaacggCTTGCCATAAAAACCAATGCAtatgaatgacaaaaagtgCCATCATTTGTCATAGCCAAAATGACACTGCAGATGACTGTAATTCAGTTTTGACTACACAAAACTGATTTACAGATATCTGCCTCGACAATTATGTTTCagatattttgaatgaaattttTAACTTCACAATGTAATTACCACTAGTCAGAAAGACGTTGAGATCGACAATGTTAATTCCGGATAGTCAAACATAGCTTTTACTTGTTGATAGAGCTTGCCATAGTTACCTTGTTACCCCAGAAAAGCACCTTATTTGAGTGGTCCTATAACACTGAATGTTATcagtttaaagttttttttgtttgttttttgcaaggTCGCGGGTTGTACACGTGATGAGTGTGCCCGCGACCTCGTAAGTCACGCCTTCTGGCTGTTAGTTTTTCCCCCCTTAGGCGCGGTGGTTTCTTttatatcaaattagaggcacaagatTGGGCCAGAGACGGCTGATTTGTTCacagatcatatttatcatgtactactgtcaaaACATGTTGACAAGTTTAACAAATACGGCAactagtgtttaaaaaaaacaaaaatctttttttttttttaaattgcaaacaaTTTTAAGAGGGCTTCTTCGGTTGGTCTACATTGAGCCCCTGCGGAACCATTGACAAATAGATTCCTTTTACAGGGAGGTATTTTAACGTAGAACTAACACACTAACTTCCGGTTGTCGTTCGTTGTCGGACGGTATTCTGCTTTTCCAGTGTTGTTATTGTAAGTGATGTCTTACTAATATTCATTTTTGCATTAGAAACATATTTACatgctaaatgtttttttagacaCTATGAgatttatatataaatgtatattgtgTATCTATGGCTTGATGGACATGTGTGTCTAGTGTTAGTCTGATCAAGGTGCCTTATACAGCTAATACAATCAGATTAATACTATTCAGAAAATGTACCGCGTAAATTCGAAATTTTGAATTGTAATAATGAGTATCAGTCCAGTAGTGTGAATGTCCTTGCACATATGTCATACCGACTgttaatactttattttgcttTACTTTTTAAATCTGTGCTTCTACAGGCCCCCCGATTTTCTGACCTGCCGTCATGACCCTGTTTCATTTTGGAAATTGCTTCGCTTTGGCGTATTTCCCTTACTTTATAACATACAAGTGCAGCGGGCTGTAAGTGTCTCTTCTCTTTTAAATCTCCAACAATTGTTGACACAGCCATAGAACATTTTCAAGTTGCTCCAATTTGAAAGAAACTTGTTCCATTGGAAAGGGCCCGGAAAAACTTGACATCAAATCTATTGAGAATATCTTGAGTAATAAGGAAATTGCAAGGTTTTTTTATATCAGCAATTGAcaccttaataaaaaaaaaaaaaataataaataaaaaaggtagGGACGAGTCTTTTGTGACCTTCTACAGCTTGGTTGACACCATGATGATTGTTGGCAATATTATTTGGCTTATTAAGACAATTTTCTTTAGTAAACTTATAAATCTCACATCTCAAGATGTATATTGAGCattaggataagcggttcagaaaatggatggatggatgatacatAATTTGGTGTTTGTAGCCATTTCAAGATGTGTTTAATGGATTTTACTGTATGCACGCACCACTTCTGTATTTGGGGTGAGGTCGCGAGTTAACTTCCGGTTGCTGGTCAATGCATAGCGCAATGACGGCATACAACTCTTCAAAGTGTACTCAGTCTGCTGGAATTATGTAAAGTTATCATTAATGACATATTAGCATTATAATTGTGAGAGTTATCAAAG
The genomic region above belongs to Phyllopteryx taeniolatus isolate TA_2022b chromosome 6, UOR_Ptae_1.2, whole genome shotgun sequence and contains:
- the gapdhs gene encoding glyceraldehyde-3-phosphate dehydrogenase 2; this translates as MPELCVGINGFGRIGRLVLRACLQKEGIKVVAINDPFIDLQYMVYMFKYDSTHGRYKGEVSEENGQLIVDGQSISVFQYMKPAEIPWGKAGAKYVVESTGVFLNLEKASAHISGGAERVVVSAPSPDAPMFVMGVNEDKYDPSSMTIVSNASCTTNCLAPLAKVIHDNFGIEEALMTTVHAYTATQKTVDGPSAKAWRDGRGAHQNIIPASTGAAKAVGKVIPELNGKLTGMAFRVPVADVSVVDLTCRLSKAASYAQIKEAVKKAARGPMKGVLGYTEDQVVSSDFIGDTHSSIFDAGAGISLNDNFVKLISWYDNEFGYSHRVADLLVYMHSKE